In a single window of the Elaeis guineensis isolate ETL-2024a chromosome 8, EG11, whole genome shotgun sequence genome:
- the LOC105050704 gene encoding LOW QUALITY PROTEIN: deSI-like protein At4g17486 (The sequence of the model RefSeq protein was modified relative to this genomic sequence to represent the inferred CDS: inserted 1 base in 1 codon) codes for MFIRGSSGKRKTGTVPVYLNVYDLTPINGYAYWLGLGVYHSGVQVHGVEYAYGAHEHATPGIFEGEPRQCPGFVFRKSILIGRTDMGPREVRALMEELATDYTGNTYNLISKNCNHFCNETCLRLTNKPIPRWVNRLAKIGAFLFTFTVDRSRFWIQNSDFSEVSEALLXEIFRFAFKLRAAGASGGGEESGRGSQGKARRGEEEAEEPFHSIPSFHHCFFCSYGGNYFLCSLFGDN; via the exons ATGTTCATCAGAGGGAGCTCCGGGAAGCGGAAGACCGGGACGGTGCCCGTCTACCTCAACGTCTACGATCTGACCCCGATCAATGGCTACGCCTACTGGCTCGGCCTCGGCGTCTACCATTCCGGCGTCCAAG TGCACGGGGTGGAGTATGCGTACGGTGCGCACGAGCACGCGACGCCGGGGATCTTCGAGGGGGAGCCGCGGCAGTGCCCCGGGTTCGTTTTCCGGAAGTCGATCCTGATCGGGCGAACGGACATGGGGCCACGGGAGGTGCGGGCGCTAATGGAGGAGCTCGCCACGGATTACACCGGCAACACCTACAACCTGATCTCCAAGAACTGCAACCACTTCTGCAACGAGACCTGCCTTCGCCTCACCAACAAGCCCATCCCCCGCTGGGTCAATCGCCTCGCCAAGATCGGTGCTTTTCTTTTCACATTTACAGTAGATAGATCTCGTTTTTGGATCCAAAATTCCGACTTTTCGGAGGTTTCTGAGGCGTTAT GTGAAATCTTTAGGTTTGCTTTTAAATTGCGTGCTGCCGGTGCAAGTGGCGGCGGTGAGGAGTCGGGGAGAGGAAGCCAGGGGAAGGCGAGAAGGGGAGAGGAGGAAGCTGAGGAGCCATTCCACTCGATTCCCTCCTTCCACCACTGCTTCTTCTGCTCCTACGGTGGCAACTATTTCCTCTGTTCCCTCTTCGGGGACAACTAG